The following nucleotide sequence is from Gracilimonas sp..
ATATCAAACATTGATTCAGGATCTACATCAAGGTCATTGTGCTCTTTGATGTATTCTGCCAGCCGCTTTTTATTCTCGAGTTTAATTTCAGCAAACTCCTTTCTGAACTTCTTGTCGTCGGCTTGCTTGTTGATTTTCTTCAACTCGTCCAGATCTGTAATCCAGTCATCGCCAATCTTATCAGATATCAGATCGGATAGTGCCGGATTACATTGTTTCAGCCAGCGGCGTGGCGTAATCCCATTGGTTTTATTGGTGAATTTATCCGGGTACATTTCATCAAAATCGCGGAACATGGATTGTTTCAGCAAGCGGGAGTGCATAGCCGCAACGCCGTTCACTTTATGTGATCCGACAATGCCAAGATGCGCCATATGAACCACGGGGTGTTCTCCCTCACCTACAATGCTCATTCGGCTTTGGCGGCTTTTGTCATCTCCCAGCTTAATTTTAACATCATCCAGAAACCGACGGTTAATTTCATAGATAATATTAAGGTGTCTCGGCAGAAGATTTCGAACCAACGATACCGGCCATTTTTCAAGGGCCTCCGGAAGCAGTGTGTGGTTAGTGTAAGCCATAGTATCTACCGTGATATCCCAGGCTTTTTCCCACTCCATATGCTCCTCATCCAGCAAGTAGCGCATTAATTCCGGAATAGCCAGGTTTGGATGCGTGTCGTTGCACTGAATGGATACTTTCTCAGGAAACTTGGTGAAATCAGAAGACTGTTTCTTAAAGCGACGAATTATATCCTGCATGGAAGCTGAGACGAGGAAATATTCCTGTTTTAACCGGAGCTCCTGACCTACAAACACTTTATCGTTTGGATAAAGTACGCGCGAAATGTTTTGCTCCAACTGATTATCACGAACCGCATCTATGTACTGCCCCTGATTAAAGCTTTTTAGATCAATGCCTGCTGATGATTCTGCTTTCCATAATCTGAGATAGTTTACAATACCATTGTCATATCCCGGGATGGGGGTATCATAGGCCACCGCTTTCACCCGGTGGGTATTTTCCCAATTATAATGAGTATTTCCATTACTGGACTGAACCGTTCCCTGGTTTCCATAAAACTCAACAGGATACTGAACTTTTGGACGAACGGTATCCCAGGGGTTTCCATACTTCAGCCATAGATCCGGGCGTTCAATTTGGTAGCCGTCTTGTATTTTTTGATAAAAGATCCCGTAGTCATACCGGATACCATGCCCGATAGCAGGAATCCCAAGTGTAGCCATTGAATCCAGGAAACAAGCCGCAAGCCTTCCCAGGCCTCCGTTTCCAAGCCCGGCATCCCATTCCTGGTCGCGGATATCTTCATAGGAAAGATCGAGATCATCCAGGGCCTCAGCTACTAAATCCCGAACATTCAGGTTCACGAGCATATTATCCAAAAGGCGACCGATCAGGTATTCCATTGAAAGGTAATACACTCGTTTCGCATTGGTTTTGTAGTAATGCTGCTGAGTTTTCAACAACCGGTCATTAAG
It contains:
- a CDS encoding glycogen/starch/alpha-glucan phosphorylase, with the protein product MSTKKTNGVNIRSGMDKDSLREDIKLHLRHTLAKDEFSTTSWDKYRSVALTIMDRLNDRLLKTQQHYYKTNAKRVYYLSMEYLIGRLLDNMLVNLNVRDLVAEALDDLDLSYEDIRDQEWDAGLGNGGLGRLAACFLDSMATLGIPAIGHGIRYDYGIFYQKIQDGYQIERPDLWLKYGNPWDTVRPKVQYPVEFYGNQGTVQSSNGNTHYNWENTHRVKAVAYDTPIPGYDNGIVNYLRLWKAESSAGIDLKSFNQGQYIDAVRDNQLEQNISRVLYPNDKVFVGQELRLKQEYFLVSASMQDIIRRFKKQSSDFTKFPEKVSIQCNDTHPNLAIPELMRYLLDEEHMEWEKAWDITVDTMAYTNHTLLPEALEKWPVSLVRNLLPRHLNIIYEINRRFLDDVKIKLGDDKSRQSRMSIVGEGEHPVVHMAHLGIVGSHKVNGVAAMHSRLLKQSMFRDFDEMYPDKFTNKTNGITPRRWLKQCNPALSDLISDKIGDDWITDLDELKKINKQADDKKFRKEFAEIKLENKKRLAEYIKEHNDLDVDPESMFDIQIKRIHEYKRQLMAALHVITLYNRLKENPDLDISPRTVIFAGKAAPGYTMAKLHIKLINSIAEVVNNDPEVNQKLKCVFLQNYSVTLAEKLIPAANLSEQISTAGMEASGTGNMKFALNGALTIGTLDGANVEIKEEVGDDNIFIFGLEEEEIDQLRREGYNPWDYYNANEKLKQALDQIRDGFFSNGDKELFQPIINALLHEGDYFMVLADYEAYVNKQKEVSDLFKDQDEWNRKAILNTANIGKFSSDRTINDYNDEIWKAPKVSLDK